The following proteins come from a genomic window of Montipora capricornis isolate CH-2021 chromosome 9, ASM3666992v2, whole genome shotgun sequence:
- the LOC138017614 gene encoding uncharacterized protein: MIHPKLKITEVPLCSLRKASSLHQSSTIDCTTTWFILNNRLYDYMVQKGILKAEQGGFRKMYGTVDSIFTLKMLIDKYVKSKPQKHRNLLFSCFVDFRKAFDCIPGQKLFDKLRKEGVQGRFLDVLISMYSNDKSAVKIDNKLTEAFTCFAGVKEGCMMSPTLFNFYLSDLAKFLNTASPTDIMLGDTSINCLLNADDLVIFSRSAKNLQIILNKLESFCENADLSVNLDKTKIMIFNNCGKSLNNYLFRYGNKFLKWLLGVNKYCNNNACRAETGRFPMTIDAQCRNFKFWLTLTKNEYKLSQIAYNDIKWKENKAFWSKKIKGSLEQIGLGDLWMKAHYVDIGIVNIIRQRLKDIELQRWLSEMNNDTRKDANQSNKMRTYRLFKTINNYKCEDYLHQVTNTRHRIALTKLRLGNHKLAIETGRYSRPLKKPAERICPICKIEMEDEYHFLNICPAYQEKRCLLLDYFEKEYRIKIRRMSPNKIFINPLPEMLKYKN, from the exons ATGATCCATCCAAAATTGAAAATTACCGAGGTACCACTTTGCTCTCTGCGTAAGGCAAGCTCTTTACATCAATCCTCAACAATCGACTGTACGACTACATGGTTCATCCTCAACAATCGACTGTACGACTACATGGTTCAAAAAGGAATTTTGAAAGCTGAACAAGGTGGTTTCAGAAAAATGTACGGCACAGTTGATAGCATCTTCACAttaaaaatgcttattgacAAATACGTGAAATCTAAGCCACAGAAGCACCGAAATTTACTCTTTTCATGCTTCGTCGACTTTAGAAAAGCCTTCGACTGTATACCTGGACAAAAACTATTCGACAAGCTGAGAAAAGAAGGAGTGCAAGGGCGTTTCCTTGACGTTTTAATATCCATGTACTCAAATGATAAATCGGCAGTTAAAATTGATAACAAATTAACCGAAGCCTTTACTTGTTTTGCCGGGGTAAAGGAAGGCTGCATGATGTCACCTACTCTTTTTAATTTCTATCTAAGTGATCTAGCAAAATTCCTAAATACGGCGAGTCCAACCGACATTATGCTAGGTGATACATCTATAAATTGTCTCTTAAATGCGGACGATCTAGTGATCTTCTCTAGATCAGCAAAAAATCTTCAAATAATCCTTAATAAGCTGGAATctttctgtgaaaatgccgATTTAAGTGTAAATTTAGACAAGACAAAAATTATGATTTTTAACAATTGTGGTAAGTCTTTAAACAACTACTTGTTCAGATACGG AAATAAATTCCTAAAGTGGTTGTTAGGAGTTAACAAATACTGCAACAACAATGCGTGCAGGGCTGAAACAGGACGGTTCCCAATGACAATTGATGCTCAGTGTAGGAACTTTAAGTTCTGGTTAACCTTAACCAAAAATGAATACAAATTATCCCAAATAGCATACAATGACATTAAATGGAAGGAAAATAAGGCTTTCTGGagcaaaaaaatcaaaggctCATTGGAACAGATAGGATTAGGAGACCTCTGGATGAAAGCACACTATGTAGACATAGGAATTGTAAACATTATCAGGCAACGACTCAAGGATATCGAATTACAAAGATGGCTAAGTGAAATGAATAACGACACCAGAAAAGATGCTAACCAAAGCAACAAAATGAGAACCTACCGGTTATTCAAAACGATAAACAATTACAAATGTGAAGACTACCTACATCAGGTCACCAATACACGACACAGAATAGCCCTAACAAAACTGCGACTTGGCAACCACAAATTAGCCATAGAGACAGGACGTTATTCGAGACCGCTCAAGAAACCTGCAGAAAGAATTTGCCCAATTTGTAAAATAGAAATGGAGGACGAATATCATTTTCTAAATATATGCCCTGCTTACCAGGAAAAACGATGTTTGTTACTAGACTATTTCGAAAAAGAATATAGAATAAAAATACGCAGAATGTCACctaataaaatattcataaatcCCCTACCGGAAATgctaaaatacaaaaactaa
- the LOC138014916 gene encoding streptococcal hemagglutinin-like — MMLGLQKTWFELSFESAMRAMFLLSTLPALSSIWRTNGLSPSASTFNSETSSKLGFTQGSTSWSVTQTEVISSSSSEFATTPGSLSQSSLSLLRSPSSSSWPSSSPSSSWSSLTSSYLSSLVLMLSSTLMPVSTLATPTSVTTSSTSSKSATASPSTSSALESLSATMSASPTEVSSLPFQSEPSSTLKSASVLNLSESASLAASWSSSSSSTSQTESRSWVTPLATMLTSVSHSPSHSASSSASVLSPTSQSEWSSTSMSISVSSSPFESAPPRASKSELVTPSSPVARTSSASVSTSQSESQLSSASVLASVFSSSFESALRTASMSELMSPSSSMTASPSLTILTSALVSMIATNSEYISASVSISLSQTTSPPASESASRSSSASISLAVSLTPHGSASPSSSISESESASSTSSASSTFASRTISTSISIALSESALQPALLSSSQPTSALHSASLPKSSSQSALTKASMSPETPPSAAMSAGLSSTSESDAISLLISSSPTPSSYMSMVVSSKASATMSTVLSSTAESDTIPLSTSSSPAPSSYMFMVVSSKASVTMSTGSSSTAESDAISPSTSSYMSMVVSSKASATMSTVLSTAESDTISLSTSSSPAPSSYMSMVVSSKASVTMSTVLSSIAESDAISPSTSSYMSMVVSSKASTTMSTVLSTAESDTISLSTSSSPAPSSYMSMVVSSKASVTMSTVLSSTAESDTISLSTSSSPAPSSYMFMVVSSKASVTMSTGSSSTAESDAISPSTSSYMSMVVSSKASATMSTVLSSTAESDTITLSTSSSPAPSSYMSMVVSSKASVTMSVGLSSTSESDAISLLISSSPSPSSYMSMVVSSKASATMSTVLSSTAESDAISPSTSSYMSMVVSSKASATMSTVLSTAESDTISLSTSSSPAPSSYMSMVVSSKASVTMSTVLSSTAESDTISLSTSLSPAPSSYMFMVVSSKASVTMSTGSSSTAESDAISPSTSSYMSMVVSSKASATMSTVLSSIAESDAISLSTSSYMSMVVSSKASATMSTVLSSTAESDAISLLTTVLLSEAGSLSEPSTRLLPASQLTPAASLSTSPTTLLTASQLTPATSLSTHPTTLLAASQLTPAASLSTPFTTFLASSQLTADSAFASASLSTTRSSPDEMFPSKQRSQSTPKSTASIRVLSSSQLGSTTRLLSTPRVSSISALVSTASSTKRPLGTIPSEVVWKPSTPSSVFSLSHSKAPSRVFSSSRVSSTPTVPSTSSSVKTSLSGPLLPSSLEPGRAASSPVSSQLQSHPQVTSIPGLTSASLSTLTATLSSIPGQPIPAMPMSASILASSSISSSKPSASGQDCNGGICNGSGSPGNSGVSVGVAIGSFLGGVAVTLIAGLLLTVIKRIKKKEIQVGPLPVTAQGKQVDQSHPDSAMGNNNQRHEKNKRGDMMLCISLGTCV; from the exons ATGATGCTGGGCTTGCAAAAGACTTGGTTTGAATTGTCATTTGAAAGTGCAATGAGAG CAATGTTTCTTTTGTCAACCCTCCCTGCATTAAGCTCAATATGGCGGACTAACGGTTTGTCTCCATCAGCATCGACATTTAATTCAGAGACTTCGTCAAAATTAGGATTCACTCAAGGATCCACATCATGGTCAGTTACACAAACAGAGGTAATCTCGAGTTCATCGTCAGAATTCGCGACGACACCAGGGTCTTTATCCCAATCATCGTTGTCTTTATTAAGAAGCCCATCATCATCGTCATGGCCGTCATCATCACCTTCGTCTTCGTGGTCGTCGCTAACATCGTCATATCTCTCATCATTGGTGTTGATGTTATCGTCAACTTTAATGCCAGTATCAACACTAGCAACTCCCACCTCAGTAACAACGTCATCAACATCATCGAAGTCAGCAACAGCCTCACCGTCCACATCCTCAGCGTTAGAATCCTTATCAGCGACAATGTCAGCATCACCCACAGAAGTATCATCGTTACCTTTTCAGTCGGAACCATCATCAACCCTAAAGTCTGCATCAGTATTAAATCTCTCTGAATCGGCTTCGCTGGCAGCATCGTggtcgtcatcatcatcttcaacaTCACAAACTGAATCACGGTCATGGGTGACACCATTGGCAACAATGTTAACATCAGTGTCACATTCACCATCACACTCAGCATCATCATCAGCCTCTGTGTTATCACCAACATCTCAATCAGAATGGTCATCAACATCAATGTCGATATCAGTGTCATCATCTCCATTTGAGTCAGCACCACCCAGAGCTTCAAAGTCAGAATTAGTGACACCCTCATCACCAGTAGCACGAACGTCATCAGCATCAGTGTCGACATCACAATCTGAATCACAATTATCATCAGCATCTGTACTGGCATCGGTGTTTTCGTCTTCATTTGAGTCGGCACTACGAACGGCTTCAATGTCAGAATTGATGTCGCCTTCCTCATCAATGACAGCATCACCATCGCTAACAATATTAACATCAGCTTTAGTGTCAATGATTGCAACTAATTCGGAATATATATCGGCATCCGTGTCAATATCATTGTCGCAGACAACATCGCCACCAGCATCCGAGTCAGCATCGAGATCTTCATCAGCATCAATATCACTGGCCGTGTCTTTAACACCACATGGGTCGGCATCACCATCGTCTTCAATTTCAGAATCAGAGTCAGCCTCATCAacgtcatcagcatcatcaaCCTTTGCATCTAGAACTATATCAACATCAATTTCCATAGCACTATCTGAGTCAGCATTGCAACCAGCATTATTGTCATCATCTCAACCCACGTCTGCCTTGCACTCGGCATCATTGCCAAAATCATCATCACAATCAGCACTGACAAAAGCGTCAATGTCACCAGAAACACCACCATCAGCAGCAATGTCAGCAGGGTTGTCATCAACCTCTGAGTCAGATGCAATATCACTATTGATATCTTCATCCCCCACACCATCTTCATACATGTCCATGGTGGTAAGTTCAAAAGCATCGGCAACAATGTCAACGGTGTTATCATCAACAGCTGAGTCGGATACAATACCACTATCGACATCTTCATCCCCCGCACCATCTTCATACATGTTCATGGTGGTAAGTTCAAAAGCATCAGTAACAATGTCAACGGGGTCATCATCAACAGCTGAGTCGGATGCAATATCACCATCGACATCTTCATACATGTCCATGGTGGTAAGTTCAAAAGCATCGGCAACAATGTCAACGGTGTTATCAACAGCTGAGTCGGATACAATATCACTATCGACATCTTCATCCCCCGCACCATCTTCATACATGTCCATGGTCGTAAGTTCAAAAGCATCAGTAACAATGTCAACGGTGTTATCATCAATAGCTGAGTCGGATGCAATATCACCATCGACATCTTCATACATGTCCATGGTGGTAAGTTCAAAAGCATCGACAACAATGTCAACGGTGTTATCAACAGCTGAGTCGGATACAATATCACTATCGACATCTTCATCCCCTGCACCATCTTCATACATGTCCATGGTCGTAAGTTCAAAAGCATCAGTAACAATGTCAACGGTGTTATCATCAACAGCTGAGTCGGATACAATATCACTATCGACATCTTCATCCCCCGCACCATCTTCATACATGTTCATGGTGGTAAGTTCAAAAGCATCAGTAACAATGTCAACGGGGTCATCATCAACAGCTGAGTCGGATGCAATATCACCATCGACATCTTCATACATGTCCATGGTGGTAAGTTCAAAAGCATCGGCAACAATGTCAACGGTGTTATCATCAACAGCTGAGTCGGATACAATAACACTATCGACATCTTCATCCCCCGCACCATCTTCATACATGTCCATGGTCGTAAGTTCAAAAGCATCAGTAACAATGTCAGTAGGGTTGTCATCAACCTCTGAGTCAGATGCAATATCACTATTGATATCTTCATCCCCCTCACCATCTTCATACATGTCCATGGTGGTAAGTTCAAAAGCATCGGCAACAATGTCAACGGTGTTATCATCAACAGCTGAGTCGGATGCAATATCACCATCGACATCTTCATACATGTCCATGGTGGTAAGTTCAAAAGCATCGGCAACAATGTCAACGGTGTTATCAACAGCTGAGTCGGATACAATATCACTATCGACATCTTCATCCCCCGCACCATCTTCATACATGTCCATGGTCGTAAGTTCAAAAGCATCAGTAACAATGTCAACGGTGTTATCATCAACAGCTGAGTCGGATACAATATCACTATCGACATCTTTATCCCCCGCACCATCTTCATACATGTTCATGGTGGTAAGTTCAAAAGCATCAGTAACAATGTCAACGGGGTCATCATCAACAGCTGAGTCGGATGCAATATCACCATCGACATCTTCATACATGTCCATGGTGGTAAGTTCAAAAGCATCGGCAACAATGTCAACGGTGTTATCATCAATAGCTGAGTCGGATGCAATATCACTATCGACATCTTCATACATGTCCATGGTGGTAAGTTCAAAAGCATCGGCAACAATGTCAACGGTGTTATCATCAACAGCTGAGTCGGATGCAATATCACTATTGACAACGGTATTATTGTCAGAAGCAGGATCGCTCTCAGAGCCCTCGACGAGATTATTGCCAGCTTCACAATTAACACCAGCAGCATCACTGTCAACATCCCCGACAACCTTATTAACTGCTTCACAATTAACACCAGCAACATCACTGTCAACACACCCGACAACATTATTGGCTGCTTCACAATTAACACCAGCAGCATCACTGTCAACACCCTTTACAACATTTTTGGCAAGTTCACAATTAACAGCAGATTCAGCATTTGCCTCGGCATCATTGTCAACAACAAGGTCATCGCCAGATGAAATGTTTCCTTCAAAACAGCGATCCCAATCAACACCCAAGTCAACTGCATCAATTAGAGTGTTGTCTTCGTCACAATTAGGCTCGACGACAAGGTTGTTGTCAACTCCACGAGTATCATCGATTTCAGCTCTTGTGTCAACAGCTTCCTCAACCAAGAGACCGTTAGGTACAATACCATCAGAGGTGGTTTGGAAGCCGTCCACACCATCGTCAGTATTTTCATTATCACACTCAAAAGCGCCATCAAGAGTATTTTCTAGTTCACGAGTGTCATCTACTCCAACAGTCCCGTCAACATCCTCGTCAGTCAAGACATCATTGTCTGGTCCACTTTTGCCATCATCATTGGAACCAGGAAGGGCAGCATCGTCTCCAGTATCGTCACAATTACAATCCCACCCTCAAGTAACATCGATCCCAGGGCTCACGTCAGCATCACTATCAACATTGACGGCAACATTGTCATCAATACCAGGACAGCCAATACCAGCAATGCCGATGTCAGCCTCAATATTGGCATCCTCCTCTAtatcatcatcaaaaccatCAGCATCAGGTCAAG aTTGCAATGGGGGCATTTGCAATGGCTCCGGGAGTCCCGGTAATTCTGGTGTCTCCGTTGGTGTGGCTATTGGAAGTTTCCTTGGTGGCGTGGCTGTGACGCTAATAGCGGGTCTTCTTCTAACCGTTATAAAACGtataaagaaaaaggaaattcAAGTTGGCCCTTTGCCAGTGACAGCTCAAGGAAAGCAAGTGGACCAGTCTCATCCCGACAGCGCCATGGGAAATAATAATCAAAGACACGAAAAAAATAAGCGAGGCGATATGATGTTGTGTATATCGTTGGGAACATGTGTATGA
- the LOC138016988 gene encoding adenosine receptor A1-like has protein sequence MESSLQSKESLGQRSDDIKSPSSDWLLCLVIIDFIFGFVIVTGNASLFITICRDPCKCLRSPSTFLIANLSVADFFMGTVSLLRAVELLYNYNGIPDVPVLNITGYFIGAVSILAAVSTLMAMSYERYVAIIKPFRYPQAITTKRVKVAIAGIWVNAFVMCVLPLSSVKKEIFLFTYCYTHFVIPSFVLTVMYVKIYKQIALLRKKLKEVRASLSAVTRTRELEKERKMVIAFVLILILFYVSFLPYFVFVQILFFWSRKDSGALYVFRLIANEFLTVSSLVDPYMYAWRVPKFNRSLRLCFQLLKGRNVGTLWKGTISHPHHKPGSPVLPKKIVQNSDPHGEAGMPVTHRSTNISPV, from the coding sequence ATGGAGTCATCTCTTCAAAGCAAGGAAAGCCTGGGGCAAAGATCAGATGATATCAAGTCACCAAGCTCAGATTGGTTGCTTTGTTTGGTCATTATTGactttatttttggttttgttattGTCACCGGCAATGCCTCTCTTTTCATTACAATTTGTCGAGATCCTTGCAAATGTTTGCGGTCGCCATCAACGTTTCTAATCGCTAATCTCTCTGTTGCGGATTTCTTTATGGGAACTGTAAGTTTGCTCAGAGCCGTGGAATTGCTGTACAACTACAACGGGATACCAGACGTACCTGTCCTTAATATTACTGGATACTTCATCGGAGCAGTATCGATACTCGCTGCGGTATCGACGCTGATGGCAATGTCCTACGAACGATATGTTGCCATAATTAAACCTTTCCGATACCCGCAAGCCATCACTACCAAGAGGGTGAAAGTCGCTATAGCCGGAATTTGGGTGAACGCTTTTGTGATGTGTGTCCTGCCATTGTCGTCCGTAAAGAAGGAGATTTTTTTGTTCACGTACTGTTATACTCATTTTGTAATACCATCGTTTGTGCTAACGGTCATGTATGTCAAAATTTACAAACAGATTGCTCTGTTAAGGAAGAAACTTAAGGAAGTTCGAGCAAGTTTGTCGGCTGTCACCAGAACTCGGGAACTtgagaaggaaagaaaaatggtcATAGCTTTTGTCTTGATCTTAATTCTATTTTATGTGTCCTTTCTTCCTTATTTCGTCTTTGTGCAAATTCTTTTCTTCTGGTCTCGAAAAGACTCCGGTGCTTTGTACGTGTTTAGACTAATTGCAAACGAGTTTTTAACGGTGAGTTCTTTGGTCGACCCATACATGTATGCTTGGAGGGTTCCAAAATTCAATCGCTCGTTGCGCTTGTGCTTTCAACTTCTCAAAGGCAGAAATGTTGGCACACTGTGGAAGGGCACCATTTCGCATCCTCATCACAAACCTGGTTCACCTGTGCTTCCGAAAAAGATAGTTCAGAATTCAGATCCACATGGGGAAGCTGGAATGCCTGTGACTCATCGTTCTACAAATATCAGTCCTGTATAA